AACCTCTAGTTTGTCATCGAGAGAGGGTTCTTCTTTTTTATAAGTTCACGCAAAATCTCGAGTTCAAGTTCTTTCTCGCCCAAGACCTTCATAGCACGGGCATGTTTTTCCTCGAGTTCAAGATAGCGTTGTTCATCTGCTGCGCGTTCACTGAATGTAGGTATGCTATCATCGCCATGGGTTTCTTGAAACTCCTTCACCCAAGAGCGTATGGTCTCAGATGTAACCTCGTACTTACGTGCAACAATAGCTGGCTTTATACCAGATAAAGCTTCCCTAGCTGCTTGATGTCTTATAGCTTCAAAAGTGCGATTACGTCTCCTCATATATCCTCATCCCCCTATCTTA
This portion of the Cohnella abietis genome encodes:
- a CDS encoding transposase, with the translated sequence MRRRNRTFEAIRHQAAREALSGIKPAIVARKYEVTSETIRSWVKEFQETHGDDSIPTFSERAADEQRYLELEEKHARAMKVLGEKELELEILRELIKKKNPLSMTN